A genomic stretch from Lathyrus oleraceus cultivar Zhongwan6 chromosome 2, CAAS_Psat_ZW6_1.0, whole genome shotgun sequence includes:
- the LOC127121525 gene encoding UDP-glycosyltransferase 72E1, which yields MVTTKTHAVLLASPGVGHLTPTVELGKRLTTHHGFDVTIFVVMATTDSSDTIKSSLLQQTSNINGLNIIVTPPVDVSDKIDPSDSPLSARIILTMIESLPFIRSEILSMKFPPSVLIVDIFGTTALPMARDLDMSTYVFITSNAWFSAVFMYLPLITNEAFSIHVNNHEPLLIPGCEPVRFEDTLFDSPWGPTHDGFVNNAKNILSVDGILMNTWQDLEPVATKAVTDKEILGRFAKGPVYPVGPLVRTVEPEEKRESENENLILDWLDRQPAESVIFLSFGSGGTLSEVQTRELAYGLELSQQRFVWVVRRPSEDDACAAFFDETKGGGGSTVLDYLPEGFLSRTKEVGICIPGWAPQSEILKHPATGGFVTHCGWNSVLESILSGVPMVTWPLYAEQKMNATLLSEELGVAVRATVAEGGVVFREQIAKQIRRVMVDEEGIAMRIKVKEYKVSGEKALSLFGSSHESLSKMAKECQVRNA from the coding sequence ATGGTGACCACAAAAACTCATGCAGTCCTTCTAGCCAGCCCTGGTGTGGGACACCTGACTCCCACGGTCGAATTAGGTAAACGTCTTACCACTCACCACGGTTTCGATGTCACCATCTTCGTCGTCATGGCCACCACCGATTCATCAGACACAATAAAATCATCTTTACTTCAACAAACATCCAACATTAATGGCCTCAACATCATTGTTACACCTCCCGTTGATGTCTCTGACAAAATTGACCCAAGCGACTCACCCTTAAGTGCAAGAATCATTTTAACTATGATTGAATCCCTACCTTTTATTCGTTCCGAAATCTTATCCATGAAGTTTCCACCATCGGTTCTTATCGTGGATATCTTCGGTACTACGGCTTTACCCATGGCGCGTGATCTAGACATGTCTACCTACGTTTTTATTACCAGCAACGCTTGGTTTTCTGCTGTTTTCATGTATCTTCCTTTAATCACCAATGAAGCGTTTTCAATACATGTTAATAATCACGAACCGCTTTTGATTCCGGGTTGTGAACCGGTTCGGTTTGAGGATACACTGTTTGATTCCCCGTGGGGACCTACTCACGACGGTTTCGTTAATAATGCAAAGAATATATTATCCGTTGATGGGATTTTGATGAACACGTGGCAAGATCTGGAGCCGGTAGCAACTAAGGCTGTTACTGATAAAGAGATTTTAGGACGATTTGCGAAAGGACCGGTTTATCCGGTTGGACCGCTTGTAAGAACAGTTGAACCGGAAGAGAAGAGGGAGAGTGAGAATGAGAATTTAATTTTAGATTGGCTTGACCGACAACCGGCTGAGTCGGTGATTTTTCTCTCGTTCGGGAGTGGTGGGACTCTGTCAGAAGTTCAGACGAGGGAATTGGCTTACGGGTTAGAGTTGAGTCAGCAGAGGTTTGTTTGGGTAGTGCGGCGGCCGTCTGAAGATGATGCATGTGCGGCGTTTTTCGACGAAACGAAGGGTGGTGGTGGATCGACGGTGTTGGATTATTTGCCTGAGGGGTTTTTGAGTAGGACAAAGGAAGTCGGGATATGTATCCCAGGGTGGGCCCCACAGAGTGAGATTTTGAAACATCCTGCGACGGGTGGTTTCGTGACGCACTGCGGTTGGAATTCTGTGTTGGAGAGTATCCTTAGCGGTGTTCCAATGGTTACGTGGCCGCTTTATGCAGAGCAAAAGATGAATGCTACATTGTTGTCTGAGGAGCTTGGGGTTGCAGTGCGGGCAACGGTGGCGGAGGGAGGGGTTGTTTTTAGGGAACAGATAGCGAAGCAGATTAGAAGAGTGATGGTGGATGAAGAAGGTATAGCCATGAGGATTAAAGTTAAGGAGTATAAGGTAAGTGGAGAGAAAGCTTTGTCATTGTTTGGTTCTTCTCATGAGTCGCTTAGTAAAATGGCAAAAGAATGTCAAGTTCGTAATGCTTAA